One stretch of Eretmochelys imbricata isolate rEreImb1 chromosome 1, rEreImb1.hap1, whole genome shotgun sequence DNA includes these proteins:
- the MIURF gene encoding mitochondrial ribosome and complex I assembly factor AltMIEF1 produces the protein MAAWSREAVLNLYRALLRQGRGLRYTDRDFYLASIRREFRKNQQLERLEDRERQLEKGQAFLNNRLGGLV, from the coding sequence ATGGCAGCGTGGTCCCGTGAGGCAGTGCTGAACCTCTATCGCGCTCTGCTGCGCCAGGGCCGTGGTCTACGCTACACCGACCGTGATTTCTACCTCGCCTCGATCCGGCGTGAGTTCCGCAAGAACCAGCAGCTGGAGCGGCTTGAAGACAGAGAAAGACAACTGGAGAAGGGACAGGCCTTCCTGAACAATAGACTGGGAGGGTTGGTTTAG